Part of the Thermococcus barossii genome is shown below.
ATCGAGAAGAAGCCGTCGGCAGGCCTGTGGGAGGGGCAGACGGACGAAGATGAACTGGGAATAAGCTACCGCCTGCTCGATGAAATCCTCTGGCGCATGGTTGACCTTGGGATGGGAAACGCCGAAATAGCGAGAGAGCTCGGAATAGGAATCGAGATGGTCGAGTACGTCGAGAATCTCGTTAAGAAGAGCGAGCACAAGAGACGCCTTCCGGTTGGCCCCGTCTTCTGAGGTGAGTCCATGAAACGAGGATACCTTTTCGTTTTTCTTGCCGCGTCCATGTGGGGAACCCTGGGGATATTCGCCAAGTACCTCGACGGTTTTGGACTGACTCCATTCACGATGGTCTTCTACCGTGTTTTCTTTGCCCTCCTCCTTCTGGCGATTTACCTTCGGCTCAGGGGAATAGGATTCGCCCTTGAGCGCTCCCGCCTGAGGTTTTACGCCCTCTACGGCTTTTTCAGTATCTTCCTCTTCTACACGCTGTACTTCTACACGGTGACGATATCCTCTGTCTCCTTCGCGGTTCTGCTCCTCTACACCGCCCCCGTTTACTCCATAATCCTCGGCAGACTAGTGTTCAACGAGCCCCTGAGGCGAGAGAAGATAGCAGCTCTGTTCATGGTTATGCTGGGCGTTGTCCTCGTGAACTGGGGTGATATGCAGTTCTCCACCAAGGCGCTGGTCTTCGGACTGCTGACCGGTCTGACCTACGCACTCTATGGTGTTCTTGCAAAGTTTGCCGTCAGGGACGATGAGCCCGAGAAGGCACTCTTCTATACTCTTCTCTTTGGCATGTTCTATCTCATGCCCTTCGCCGACTTCTCGGTGCCCTCTGGTGCCGTTCCGTATCTCTTTGCCCTGGCGTTTTTCCCAACGTTTCTCGGTTACATACTCTACAATCATGCGCTGAAGGAAATAGAGGTCAGCAGGGCCAGCATAGTGGCCACGATCGAGCCGGTGGTCGCGATAACCCTGGCGTTTCTGCTCTTCGGTGAGACCCTCACTCCCGAACAGCTCATCGGGGCGGTTCTGATAATAGGAGGCTCAATGCTGGTGCATCTGAAGGAGAAAGAAAAGCCTGAGGAAACGGTTATCGAGGAAGTGCTTGAGGAGGTTCATTAGACGTGGAAGTACCTCTCCATCTCCCACTCCGTTACCTTCTTCGTCCCCTCGGGAAGACCCTTGGCGCCGAGGTATTCTAAGTATTCCTCCCACTCGCGTTCCTTGTAGGTCCGGAAGTTCCAGTACGCCCCACCCAGCGCTTTCCGTACAACTTTGTCTTTCTCCAGCAGCTCCAAGGCTTCCCCGAGACTTTCTGGAAGCGTATCTATCCCGAGGCTTTCCCGCTTGGAGCCGTCCATCTCGTAGACGTTTTCCTCCACGTAAGCGCTGGGCTCGAGTTTTCTTCTTATACCGTCTAAGCCCGCCATCAGTATCGCGGCGAAGGCCAGGTAGGGGTTTGCACTTGGGTCCGGACAGCGGTACTCTATCCTCGCCCCGTTGCCCCAGAACGCGGGAACCCTTATCAGTGCACTCCTGTTCCGGTATCCCCAGCTTATGTAGACCGGTGCCTCGTAACCCGGAACGAGGCGCTTGTAGCTGTTCACCGTCGGGTTCGTTACGGCAGTCAGGGCCTTTGCATGCTTCAATATCCCGGCTATGAAGTGCAGTGCCGTCTCGCTCAGCCCGTCCTCACCGATGAACGCGTTCTTTCCGTCCTCCCAGAGGCTTATGTGGAGGTGCATCCCGTTGCCGGGAAATCCGTAAAGGGGTTTGGGCATGAATGTGGCGTAGAGGCCATGTGCCTCTGCGGTCGCCTTCACTATGTGCTTGAAACTGATGATGTTGTCGGCCGTTCTGAGCGCCTCATCGTAGCGGAAGTCTATCTCGTGCTGGGCCTTTCCGACCTCGTGGTGGAGAACCTCCGGGATGAGTCCAAGGGCGGGCATACGGAGCGCTATTTCCCTGCGAATACCCCTGGCCTTGTCCAGGGTCACCAGGTCGAAGTAGCCGCCGCTGTCGGGTATCTGAAGCTCCCAGGAGCCGTTCTTCCTGAAGAGGTAGAACTCGGGTTCCGGTCCAATATATGCTTTGAAGCCTGCCTTTTCAAGCTCTTCAAGGGCATTCCTTAGAACTCCTCTGGGATCCGCGTGGTAGGGTTTATCCCCCTTGTAGATATACCCGTAGACCCTGGATACGCCCTCCCATGGGATTTCGGCGTAGGTTGATGGGTCTACTTTGAAAATCAAATCGCTGTCCTCTATCCCCTCGAATCCGGGAATCGAGGAGCCATCGAAGGCTATGCCGTCATCTATGGCCTCGTCGTATCTCTCTATGGGAACCTCCATGCCCTTAGGAACGCCGTTTATGTCCACAAAAATGAGCTGGATGAACCTTACCCCTTTAGATTCAAGTGCATGCTTCACGCCGGACATGCTCAAACTGTTCATCTTTATCACCCATCATTACTTGAATGTTCAGTATTAATACACTTCCACTGAACGATTAATCTAATAAAAGCCTTTTTACTGAGTTTTTGTCATTATGACGACGGTGAGATTGAACACTCCGACGATTGACAAGAAACTGTCATTCCGCTCGCTATTTCTGCCTATTTTTAACAGATTAATGTTAAGCAAAGGTTTATTGGATTCAAGAGTAGGCACGAACATGCCGAAGGCTGAGGACATACTCAACAGGGAGATAGCCAGAGTGAACCTCCATCTCCCCGCCAGCAGGCCCACGCTGGGGGAACTGCTCAGCGAGGATGAGCCGAAGGTCAAACTGCGGGACGGGAGTTACCACTACTTCAAGCGTTCCGAGCTGGAGTACGTTCTCTCCCTCCTTGACAGGGGTGAGGAAGAGCGTCTCAGGATACCCATAGTGCTTGAGATAAGCACCCTTTACAGGGGCTACTTTAGGGTGAGGGGCCGGCTGGAGGTTAAGGTCGTGGACAAAATCCTCGGCACCTACGATATCCTTGCTGATAAAGCGGAGGAGCTGTATCCCAGGTACCTTCTTCCGAAAATAAGAAAAGCCCTTCCAACGACAACGACCTACGCGTTCATAACGGAGTGATGGGTATGGACGAAGACCTCAAGGTTTTGAGGGACTACCTGGCCTTCACGGTTCCCCACGTCACGGTGCTCGCCGGCGCCCTCCTTGGGGTGCTCCTGATACTTGGCGTGAGCGTTAACACGGCCCTTGGGATATTTGCGGTGTTCTACGGCCTTATGCTCTTTGTGCTGGGTCTCGTCATAGGAACTCACATCTCCAGGCTCATATGGTACAGGCTCATGATGGCCGCCTTCGCCGGTTTGATGGTCGTTGGTGTCTTTATTCTGCTCTATGGGGAGTAGACTTTATATGGGTGAAAACACAACTATCGATGGTGGGAACGCATGAGAAAGACTGTGATGGCGTTTATCCTTTTGATGCTGGCCATGACGCTTCTTCCCCCTACCTCGGCCCAGTTCGTAAGTTTCACGACGAACGATGAGATAACCCTGCTTCGCGGCGACTACAGTAGTGGAACGATAATGCTGACGAACGCCGGTGGCTTCAGTTTTAAGGTGGTCAGCTACCAGAAGTTCTGGGTAGAGGATGCGGACGGAAACAAAATTCCGGGCTTCAATCTGACGATCAAGCCAACGATATTCGCCGACTGGACATCCCAGAAAACTTACTCCGTCTCCTACAATATATCCTGTGCCTCTAACGTCTCAGGGGGCACATACACCCTATATCTGCGTTTTCTGGCGTATACTGCCGACAATTCGATGTACATAGTCCACGCCGCGGTTCCGCTCCACATAATCGAAAGTGCCCTGAACTTCGGGGTTGCCGACGCCTATGTGAAGGAGAGACCCGGCTCGACCTATGCTCTCAATGGAGAAACCATAGTGGTTTTTTCCCACGTTGACAACATCGGTCACTCGGACATCACCGTTAGGGCCTCCGTTTCTCTCTCAGCTGGCGGTAGGGTCTACTTCTCCGAGAACAGAACGCTGACGATGAAACCCGGGGACAACCTGATACGCTTTGAGGTTCCAGTTGGTTATGACCTTCCGGAGGGAACTTACAGACTTGAGTATCGCATTGAGTACGAGGACGGAAGCTACAGATATTCCCGCGAAATCCCGGTTCGTTTCGGGGTTAAACTCGTTGCTATTTCCCTTCAGTCAGACGTCGTGAAGCTCGGTGAAGAAAACCGCGCCTATCTCACCCTCCTCTCCGAGAGGAACGTTGACCTAAACCTGACCGTGGAGACCTACAGGAACGGAAGCCTTGTCTCGAACACCACGACTCCAGTTACCGTTAGGGGAGGTACGGACGTAATCGAGGCAAACCTTCCAACTAACGTAGCGGGGAACCTAACCTCGGTCATAGAGCTGACCTTTGATGGACGACTCATCGGGAGCGGCAAGGTCTCCTACAAGGTGCAGGCCCCGCCTCTCATCCGCAACGTAACCTACGAAAGGGTCTCCAGTGAGGAGGTTCTGTTTAAGATTGCAATAGAGAACCCCAACTATGAGGAAGTTCAAGGCGAATTCGGATACAGAATCGTTGCAAATGGCAACGTCCTTTACAAGGATTCGCTCCAGAGTGTGCTCCATCCCGGAATCAACGAAGTCTCCCTCAAGTTCCAACTGCCAGTTGGGAAGGTCGTTGAGTACGAGTTTACCCTGAGCGCCATGGGTGAGACCAGCACTTCCAAAGGAGAGCTGTACCTGCAGCCTCCTGCACCTCCCACGACAACCACTACCACCACGACCACCACGGTTTCGAACACCACAACGACCTCATCCGGAACCTCTGGAGGCCTTTGGATGGGTCTCGTTATTATAGCCTTTCTCCTGCTCGTCGCGGGAGCGTTCTACTACACCCGCAAGGGTGAAAGGTCCAAAAGACGCACCAGACCAAAACCAAAGAGGCGTTCGCCCCTTGGGAGGTTCAGAAGGCCCAAGAGGCCGGAGTTCAAGGAGAACAAGGAACTCCCCAAGAAGAGGTGAACACCAAACCTTTTTATCCCTCCTTTTCTAACTTTCCTCGGCGAGGGGGTCGGGGGCTCTCGGGGTGCTCCCGAGGAAGTTCCGCCCACCGCACCGGGGCCGCGGTGCCGCAAGGCACCTCCCGAGAGGGAGGGCAACGGCGCAGAAACGACACGTCCCGGCGGATATGGGGATGAAAGCGGCGAAGGGCCCGGCGACGGTGCCTGAGATAACCCGCAGACGACCCGTCGGGGACCGGTGAAACGGCCGTCCCGCGGGGTGCAAGGCCGAGGAAGGGGCGATGAGTTCCCGGTGGGAGTCCCGTGGTAGGCCGCTCAGTCGAATGTCCCCTTGATACAGAAGGCGGGCTATGACCCCCTCGCCTTGACATCCAGCAGGGATGCGAGTAATATCAGGGCCCCTCCAATCGCGGTTCTCATTCCCGGAACTTCTCCAAATATCAGAAAGGCGTATACTATCGCGCTCATCGGATCCAGGTAGCTCAGCAACGCCGCCTCGTTGACCTCGACCTCCTTCAGCCCGTCCATGTAAAGGAACAGCGCAAGTACCGTGTGAACGGCCACGAGAACGAAAATCGCCCACCAGACAGGTTCCCCGGCACCTGAGGCAATCATGAAAGGGGCGAGTACCAGCGATGCTATGGCGAGCTGAAGGAACGTCAGCGTTTTACCATCGATTCCACGCAGAAATCTGCCGAAGTTCGGTATCAGGGCATAGAAGAAAGCCGCCACAAGGGCGAGCAAGATGCCTATGAAGTCCCTGTCGCCCAGATCAACGTTCTGGCCGCTCATGATGAGGATGAGTCCGGCGAAGGCCGTGCCTATAAGGAGCCAGCTCTTCAGGCTCAGTCTCTCCTCCAGGAAGCGCCATGAGATAACCGTCGCTATTATCGGGGCCAGGTAGTAGACAAGGACTGCGTTCGCTATGGTGGTGTAGTTAAACGCTGTGAACAGGAAGGCCCAGTTTAACCCAAGGGAAATTCCCAGCGCCAGGAGGGGCTTCCATCTGTCCTTCAGGAGAGGGGAAATTGATAGGAGCGATTCCCTATTCCTTGCGAGAATGAGAAGGAGCAGAAGGGCCCCAAGGGATACCCTGTAGAAGGCCACCCCTAGGCCGGACAGGTTCGAAAAGCGTGCGAATATTCCCACGCTGCCCCATATCAGCATCGCCGTGGCTATTTTTATTCTTCCGTTCACAATTCATCCCCATGCCTTTCCAGCCACTCCCCGTAGGCTTCCCTGACCTCTTCCCTTCTGAACCTTGGAACCGCGTCCTTGAATGGGTTAAACCGTTCGAGCTTTCTCTCGTCCTGACCTATGTACGTCGTTATGAGGCCGACTTTGGAATGGAGGCTCGACGGGAGGCGGAGGATTCTTTTAACATCTACGGTAACCCTTCCGTCAAAGTATGCCTTTGAGAACGTGCTCGAAAGAGCAAACAACTTCGTCAGGGTTTTATATCCTATTCCCTGGGGAAACGCGGTGAGGAGTCCTTTCCTCACGAAGCCCTCGTAAATTTCTTCCCTGTTCTCAAGGAGTTTCTCAATCTGTCCCTTTCTTAGCCCTATGTTGAGGAGGTGGCTCTCGTTTATCCGCCTTATGAAATACCCAAACCTCAGACGAAAAACCCTGTAATAGCCGGAGGAGAGCATAATCCTTCTGCTCATTATGTCGTCAAAGCTAACCTCCTCCGCCGCACTGATGTACGCCAGCACCTTTTCCCTGGCCTTTCCATCGAGGGCCAGAGCCCATTCATCCAGAACGCGGATGTGGTAGCCCCTTCCGGAGTATATCACGTGGACGTCCTCGAAGCCGAAGTCCTCCTTGAGAACAACCAGCGTGTCCCTCGCCAGCTCCTTGGCGTCTTCGAGACAGAGCGGGCACACCTGCCCGTGCTCGTGGATATGGGAACACCTTCTGAGCGGGAGGTCCTTCGCGTCTATGTCAAAGACCAGCTCCGCTCCCAGCCAGCCGCTCATACCCTTAGGTTCCTCGTAAAGGGCGACGCTGGAGTATATCGCGTAGGGCGCCGTTGCCCGTATGTAGTCCCCAAGGTCTTGGATGTCCATGAAGACATTCTTCCTGTCGCTCGGCCCCTCCCCCGTGTGGTCGAAGCCGAACTCCCTGTTCTCCAGGGTCTTGACGATGAAGTCGGGGAGTTTCCCAGGGTTCCATTCCCGTGAGTAGTAGAG
Proteins encoded:
- the priS gene encoding DNA primase catalytic subunit PriS, which gives rise to MAELFREATPKERKLYYSREWNPGKLPDFIVKTLENREFGFDHTGEGPSDRKNVFMDIQDLGDYIRATAPYAIYSSVALYEEPKGMSGWLGAELVFDIDAKDLPLRRCSHIHEHGQVCPLCLEDAKELARDTLVVLKEDFGFEDVHVIYSGRGYHIRVLDEWALALDGKAREKVLAYISAAEEVSFDDIMSRRIMLSSGYYRVFRLRFGYFIRRINESHLLNIGLRKGQIEKLLENREEIYEGFVRKGLLTAFPQGIGYKTLTKLFALSSTFSKAYFDGRVTVDVKRILRLPSSLHSKVGLITTYIGQDERKLERFNPFKDAVPRFRREEVREAYGEWLERHGDEL
- a CDS encoding COG1361 family protein, which encodes MRKTVMAFILLMLAMTLLPPTSAQFVSFTTNDEITLLRGDYSSGTIMLTNAGGFSFKVVSYQKFWVEDADGNKIPGFNLTIKPTIFADWTSQKTYSVSYNISCASNVSGGTYTLYLRFLAYTADNSMYIVHAAVPLHIIESALNFGVADAYVKERPGSTYALNGETIVVFSHVDNIGHSDITVRASVSLSAGGRVYFSENRTLTMKPGDNLIRFEVPVGYDLPEGTYRLEYRIEYEDGSYRYSREIPVRFGVKLVAISLQSDVVKLGEENRAYLTLLSERNVDLNLTVETYRNGSLVSNTTTPVTVRGGTDVIEANLPTNVAGNLTSVIELTFDGRLIGSGKVSYKVQAPPLIRNVTYERVSSEEVLFKIAIENPNYEEVQGEFGYRIVANGNVLYKDSLQSVLHPGINEVSLKFQLPVGKVVEYEFTLSAMGETSTSKGELYLQPPAPPTTTTTTTTTTVSNTTTTSSGTSGGLWMGLVIIAFLLLVAGAFYYTRKGERSKRRTRPKPKRRSPLGRFRRPKRPEFKENKELPKKR
- a CDS encoding DMT family transporter; the protein is MNGRIKIATAMLIWGSVGIFARFSNLSGLGVAFYRVSLGALLLLLILARNRESLLSISPLLKDRWKPLLALGISLGLNWAFLFTAFNYTTIANAVLVYYLAPIIATVISWRFLEERLSLKSWLLIGTAFAGLILIMSGQNVDLGDRDFIGILLALVAAFFYALIPNFGRFLRGIDGKTLTFLQLAIASLVLAPFMIASGAGEPVWWAIFVLVAVHTVLALFLYMDGLKEVEVNEAALLSYLDPMSAIVYAFLIFGEVPGMRTAIGGALILLASLLDVKARGS
- the glnA gene encoding type I glutamate--ammonia ligase, with product MNSLSMSGVKHALESKGVRFIQLIFVDINGVPKGMEVPIERYDEAIDDGIAFDGSSIPGFEGIEDSDLIFKVDPSTYAEIPWEGVSRVYGYIYKGDKPYHADPRGVLRNALEELEKAGFKAYIGPEPEFYLFRKNGSWELQIPDSGGYFDLVTLDKARGIRREIALRMPALGLIPEVLHHEVGKAQHEIDFRYDEALRTADNIISFKHIVKATAEAHGLYATFMPKPLYGFPGNGMHLHISLWEDGKNAFIGEDGLSETALHFIAGILKHAKALTAVTNPTVNSYKRLVPGYEAPVYISWGYRNRSALIRVPAFWGNGARIEYRCPDPSANPYLAFAAILMAGLDGIRRKLEPSAYVEENVYEMDGSKRESLGIDTLPESLGEALELLEKDKVVRKALGGAYWNFRTYKEREWEEYLEYLGAKGLPEGTKKVTEWEMERYFHV
- a CDS encoding DUF61 family protein, which codes for MPKAEDILNREIARVNLHLPASRPTLGELLSEDEPKVKLRDGSYHYFKRSELEYVLSLLDRGEEERLRIPIVLEISTLYRGYFRVRGRLEVKVVDKILGTYDILADKAEELYPRYLLPKIRKALPTTTTYAFITE
- a CDS encoding EamA family transporter, which codes for MKRGYLFVFLAASMWGTLGIFAKYLDGFGLTPFTMVFYRVFFALLLLAIYLRLRGIGFALERSRLRFYALYGFFSIFLFYTLYFYTVTISSVSFAVLLLYTAPVYSIILGRLVFNEPLRREKIAALFMVMLGVVLVNWGDMQFSTKALVFGLLTGLTYALYGVLAKFAVRDDEPEKALFYTLLFGMFYLMPFADFSVPSGAVPYLFALAFFPTFLGYILYNHALKEIEVSRASIVATIEPVVAITLAFLLFGETLTPEQLIGAVLIIGGSMLVHLKEKEKPEETVIEEVLEEVH